One genomic segment of Synchiropus splendidus isolate RoL2022-P1 chromosome 16, RoL_Sspl_1.0, whole genome shotgun sequence includes these proteins:
- the dmac2l gene encoding ATP synthase subunit s, mitochondrial isoform X1, with protein sequence MCDSFQLRGMKLFSRAAKLALSQRGSNPRHFWGWLNAVFNKVDYERIKAVGPDRAAAEWLLRCGAKVRFQGFERFHHDYNGLPTGPLGKFKIQAIDASESCIMFKGFDHLDGLEHVEEIKFNKCIYIEDACLERLSSIQNLQESLYMMEVVSCGNVTDKGIIALHQLKNLEYLFLSDLPGIRDKQTTADRLQTALPRLDLNCVEKPCALLTNSISLVQQKWHLYFVLP encoded by the exons atgtgtgaTTCGTTTCAGCTGCGCGGTATGAAGCTGTTCAGCAGAGCGGCGAAGCTCGCTCTCAGCCAGAGGGGCTCCAACCCGAGACACTTCTGGGGCTGGCTCAACGCCGTGTTCAACAA GGTGGACTATGAGAGGATCAAAGCCGTCGGTCCAGACCGGGCTGCGGCTGAGTGGCTGTTGAGGTGTGGCGCCAAAGTGAGGTTCCAGGGCTTTGAACGGTTCCACCATGACTACAATGGCCTCCCGACTGGACCTCTGGGGAAGTTCAAGATCCAGGCAATCGATGCTTCCGAGTCCTGCATCATGTTCAAAGGCTTTGACCACCTGG ATGGTTTGGAGCATGTGGAGGAGATCAAGTTTAACAAGTGCATTTACATTGAGGACGCATGTCTGGAGAGGCTGAGCTCAATTCAGAACCTGCAGGAGAGTTTGTacatgatggaggtggtgtCATGTGGCAACGTGACGGACAAGGGAATCATCGCTCTGCATCAACTCAA AAATCTGGAGTATCTTTTCCTGAGTGACCTTCCAGGGATCAGAGACAAACAGACGACCGCTGACAGATTACAGACCGCCCTTCCTCGCCTGGACTTG AACTGTGTGGAAAAACCCTGTGCTTTGCTTACAAATAGCATTTCGCTCGTCCAACAAAAATGGCATCTGTACTTCGTCTTGCCATGA
- the dmac2l gene encoding ATP synthase subunit s, mitochondrial isoform X2 yields MKLFSRAAKLALSQRGSNPRHFWGWLNAVFNKVDYERIKAVGPDRAAAEWLLRCGAKVRFQGFERFHHDYNGLPTGPLGKFKIQAIDASESCIMFKGFDHLDGLEHVEEIKFNKCIYIEDACLERLSSIQNLQESLYMMEVVSCGNVTDKGIIALHQLKNLEYLFLSDLPGIRDKQTTADRLQTALPRLDLNCVEKPCALLTNSISLVQQKWHLYFVLP; encoded by the exons ATGAAGCTGTTCAGCAGAGCGGCGAAGCTCGCTCTCAGCCAGAGGGGCTCCAACCCGAGACACTTCTGGGGCTGGCTCAACGCCGTGTTCAACAA GGTGGACTATGAGAGGATCAAAGCCGTCGGTCCAGACCGGGCTGCGGCTGAGTGGCTGTTGAGGTGTGGCGCCAAAGTGAGGTTCCAGGGCTTTGAACGGTTCCACCATGACTACAATGGCCTCCCGACTGGACCTCTGGGGAAGTTCAAGATCCAGGCAATCGATGCTTCCGAGTCCTGCATCATGTTCAAAGGCTTTGACCACCTGG ATGGTTTGGAGCATGTGGAGGAGATCAAGTTTAACAAGTGCATTTACATTGAGGACGCATGTCTGGAGAGGCTGAGCTCAATTCAGAACCTGCAGGAGAGTTTGTacatgatggaggtggtgtCATGTGGCAACGTGACGGACAAGGGAATCATCGCTCTGCATCAACTCAA AAATCTGGAGTATCTTTTCCTGAGTGACCTTCCAGGGATCAGAGACAAACAGACGACCGCTGACAGATTACAGACCGCCCTTCCTCGCCTGGACTTG AACTGTGTGGAAAAACCCTGTGCTTTGCTTACAAATAGCATTTCGCTCGTCCAACAAAAATGGCATCTGTACTTCGTCTTGCCATGA
- the dmac2l gene encoding ATP synthase subunit s, mitochondrial isoform X4 yields the protein MVDYERIKAVGPDRAAAEWLLRCGAKVRFQGFERFHHDYNGLPTGPLGKFKIQAIDASESCIMFKGFDHLDGLEHVEEIKFNKCIYIEDACLERLSSIQNLQESLYMMEVVSCGNVTDKGIIALHQLKNLEYLFLSDLPGIRDKQTTADRLQTALPRLDLNCVEKPCALLTNSISLVQQKWHLYFVLP from the exons AT GGTGGACTATGAGAGGATCAAAGCCGTCGGTCCAGACCGGGCTGCGGCTGAGTGGCTGTTGAGGTGTGGCGCCAAAGTGAGGTTCCAGGGCTTTGAACGGTTCCACCATGACTACAATGGCCTCCCGACTGGACCTCTGGGGAAGTTCAAGATCCAGGCAATCGATGCTTCCGAGTCCTGCATCATGTTCAAAGGCTTTGACCACCTGG ATGGTTTGGAGCATGTGGAGGAGATCAAGTTTAACAAGTGCATTTACATTGAGGACGCATGTCTGGAGAGGCTGAGCTCAATTCAGAACCTGCAGGAGAGTTTGTacatgatggaggtggtgtCATGTGGCAACGTGACGGACAAGGGAATCATCGCTCTGCATCAACTCAA AAATCTGGAGTATCTTTTCCTGAGTGACCTTCCAGGGATCAGAGACAAACAGACGACCGCTGACAGATTACAGACCGCCCTTCCTCGCCTGGACTTG AACTGTGTGGAAAAACCCTGTGCTTTGCTTACAAATAGCATTTCGCTCGTCCAACAAAAATGGCATCTGTACTTCGTCTTGCCATGA
- the dmac2l gene encoding ATP synthase subunit s, mitochondrial isoform X3, which yields MCDSFQLRGMKLFSRAAKLALSQRGSNPRHFWGWLNAVFNKVDYERIKAVGPDRAAAEWLLRCGAKVRFQGFERFHHDYNGLPTGPLGKFKIQAIDASESCIMFKGFDHLDGLEHVEEIKFNKCIYIEDACLERLSSIQNLQESLYMMEVVSCGNVTDKGIIALHQLKNLEYLFLSDLPGIRDKQTTADRLQTALPRLDLVLDLE from the exons atgtgtgaTTCGTTTCAGCTGCGCGGTATGAAGCTGTTCAGCAGAGCGGCGAAGCTCGCTCTCAGCCAGAGGGGCTCCAACCCGAGACACTTCTGGGGCTGGCTCAACGCCGTGTTCAACAA GGTGGACTATGAGAGGATCAAAGCCGTCGGTCCAGACCGGGCTGCGGCTGAGTGGCTGTTGAGGTGTGGCGCCAAAGTGAGGTTCCAGGGCTTTGAACGGTTCCACCATGACTACAATGGCCTCCCGACTGGACCTCTGGGGAAGTTCAAGATCCAGGCAATCGATGCTTCCGAGTCCTGCATCATGTTCAAAGGCTTTGACCACCTGG ATGGTTTGGAGCATGTGGAGGAGATCAAGTTTAACAAGTGCATTTACATTGAGGACGCATGTCTGGAGAGGCTGAGCTCAATTCAGAACCTGCAGGAGAGTTTGTacatgatggaggtggtgtCATGTGGCAACGTGACGGACAAGGGAATCATCGCTCTGCATCAACTCAA AAATCTGGAGTATCTTTTCCTGAGTGACCTTCCAGGGATCAGAGACAAACAGACGACCGCTGACAGATTACAGACCGCCCTTCCTCGCCTGGACTTGGTACTGGACCTGGAATGA
- the l2hgdh gene encoding L-2-hydroxyglutarate dehydrogenase, mitochondrial: protein MIRILGAASPKVARAAQRKLLTDMSTLRLHSTCDVAVVGAGIVGLATARELILRHPALSFVLVEKEKELSLHQSGHNSGVIHSGIYYTPGSLKARLCVRGATLAYDYCDKKGLPYKRCGKLIVAVEQEEIPRLKALYERGLKNNVRDLSIVDAKGIREREPYCRGIMALDSPYTGIVDWRMVALQYGKDFEEAGGKVVTDYEVNDISMVKESPAGGTEGMKYPIAVKDKKGNEVRCRYVLTCGGLYSDRLSQISGCSREPRIVPFRGDYLVLKPEKHYLVRGNIYPVPDPRFPFLGVHFTPRMDGSVWLGPNAVLAFKREGYKVYDFNLRDFADAMSYRGLQKLVLRNVIYGVGEMYRGIFIGAQVKLLQKYIPEISRSDVLRGPAGVRAQALDRAGNLVDDFVFDGGVGDVGSRVLHVRNAPSPAATSSLAIAEMIADEVEKRFTL from the exons ATGATTCGGATTCTGGGTGCTGCTTCTCCCAAGGTGGCGCGCGCCGCGCAACGGAAGCTGCTGACGGACATGTCAACACTGCGCCTGCACAG CACGTGTGACGTGGCTGTGGTCGGTGCAGGGATTGTGGGCCTGGCTACAGCTCGCGAGCTCATCCTGCGACACCCGGCGCTCAGCTTCGTCTtggtggagaaagagaaggagctCT CTCTCCACCAGAGTGGCCACAACAGTGGGGTCATTCACAGCGGCATCTACTACACACCCGGCTCCCTCAAGGCCCGCCTGTGTGTGCGAGGAGCCACTTTGGCGTACGACTACTGTGACAAGAAAGGACTCCCTTACAAGAGATGTGGAAAG CTCATCGTGGctgtggagcaggaggagatccCCAGGCTGAAGGCTCTGTACGAGCGAGGCCTGAAGAACAATGTGCGAGACCTCAGCATCGTCGATGCCAAGGGAATCCGAGAGCGGGAGCCCTACTGCAGG GGCATCATGGCCTTGGACTCGCCGTACACAGGCATCGTGGACTGGAGAATGGTGGCTCTTCAATATGGCAAAGACTTTGAAGAAGCTGGAGGCAAAGTGGTGACTGACTATGAGGTGAACGATATCTCCATGGTCAAGGAGAGTCCAGCAGGAGGCACTGAAG gaaTGAAATATCCTATTGCCGTCAAAGACAAAAAG GGCAACGAGGTGCGATGCCGCTACGTCCTCACCTGTGGAGGTCTGTACTCTGACCGCCTCTCGCAGATCTCGGGGTGCAGTCGCGAGCCGCGGATCGTGCCTTTCAGGGGAGACTATTTGGTTCTGAAGCCAGAGAAGCACTACCTGGTCAGAGGGAACATCTATCCA GTCCCAGATCCTCGTTTCCCTTTCCTCGGCGTGCACTTCACGCCCCGCATGGACGGAAGTGTTTGGCTGGGGCCAAATGCCGTGCTGGCATTTAAAAGGGAGGGTTACAAAGTGTACGACTTCAACCTGAGAGACTTTGCCGATGCAATGTCGTACAG AGGCCTTCAGAAGCTGGTGCTGAGGAACGTCATCTATGGAGTTGGCGAGATGTACAGGGGGATTTTCATTGGTGCGCAGGTCAAACTCCTGCAGAAGTACATTCCTGAGATCTCTCGCAGTGACGTGCTCAG GGGCCCAGCCGGGGTCCGAGCCCAGGCCCTGGACCGTGCTGGAAATCTCGTGGACGACTTTGTGTTCGACGGCGGCGTCGGTGACGTCGGCAGCCGCGTGCTCCACGTGCGAAATGCTCCTTCGCCGGCGGCCACCTCGTCCCTCGCCATCGCTGAAATGATCGCAGACGAGGTGGAGAAGCGCTTCACCCTGTAG
- the sos2 gene encoding son of sevenless homolog 2, which translates to MQPQQIYDFSSEENSHKWRGLFVQALRKVQKQVHPNLTANEDALEHIEELILQLLNMLCVAQPRTVQDVEERVQKTFPHPIDKWAIADAQSAIEKRKRRNPLLLPVDKIHPLLKEVLGYKVDYHVSLYIVAVLEYISADILKLAGNYVGNIRHYDISQQDIKVSMCADKVLMDMFDQEEDIGLMSQCTEEPSSSGELTYDDLVRLEIAEERQYLRELDLIIKVFRHHFLSNPKIFTPQDVEAIFSNILDIHELTVKLLGLIEDAVEMTADGSPHPLVGSCFEDLAEEQAFDPYETLSQDILSKDFHKHFNNLMARPTAGLYFQSVAEGFKEAVQYVLPQLMMVPVYHCMHYFELLQQLQERSQDQDDRECLKQAITALLNLQSSVERIYAKHQPRRKPGEPMYRLYSRQVRSKQLAIKRMNEIQKSIDGWEGKDIGQCCSEFILEGALLRAGAKHERHNFLFDGLMISCKANQSSRLPGSGSGAEFRLKEKFVLRKIRIVDREDSLDLRHAFELVGKDENCAVFCARTAEEKAAWMAALVTLQYRSTLDRMLDTVLQHDEQAHPLRLPSPELYRFAVQDSEENIVFEDKVQSKTGIPIIKAGTVVKLIERLTYHMYADPNFVRTFLTTYRSFCKPQELLSLLIDRIEIPEPEPTEEDRQALWNGDQPMAAELQRFRKEYVQPVQLRVLNVFRQWVEHHFYDFENDPELRSQLEEYITSKIQLRGKSMRKWVESINKIIKRKLQTQSNGISHNITFESPPPPVEWHICRAGQVDSFDLMTLHPIEIARQLTLLESELYRAVRPSELVGSVWTKEDKEKNSPNLLRMIRHTTNLTLWFEKRIVETMNLEERAAMLTRVIEILQVFQELNNFNGVLEVVSAINSVPVYRLDHTFEAIPERKKRILEEAVELSQDHFKKYLAKLKSINPPCVPFFGIYLTNILKTEEGNPDFLKRHGKELINFSKRRKVAEITGEIQQYQNQPYCLKVEYDIRRFFENLNPMGSKSEKEFADYLFNMSMEIEPRNCKQAPRFPRKTLYPLKSPGIRPVRTSTSGTPKGHPVPLEREPPHKITFRSIAEAEPEVQASASVPTSPNTPTPPQSASSDLSSVFMDHDLSSSYGGTNSIFAPVHLPSSKSVSCLHQLSEELLRPPPLPPRRKDVTFEPKSSRSESPPAIPPRLPPPLPRTQPRAVDGPLPSPPPPPPRDPLPDTPPPVPQRPPEIFINYPLSMPPTPVGRYHWDFGSSPSSPNTPPSTPSPRIPRRSCSASQNSLCPLPVALAAPPVPPRHNSSPQLPKLPPKTYKRELLQPPLAGLPLVENADSSQ; encoded by the exons ATGCAGCCCCAGCAGATCTACGACTTTTCAAGTGAAGAGAACAGTCACAAATGGAGAGGCCTCTTCGTGCAAGCGCTGCGGAAG GTGCAGAAGCAGGTCCATCCCAACCTCACGGCAAATGAGGATGCGCTCGAGCACATTGAGGAGctgatcctgcagctgctcaacaTGCTCTGTGTGGCTCAACCACGCACTGTGCAGGACGTAGAG GAGCGTGTCCAGAAGACCTTCCCTCATCCCATAGACAAGTGGGCCATAGCTGATGCCCAGTCCGCCATTGAGAAACGCAAAAGGAGAAACCCTTTACTGCTCCCTGTGGATAAGATCCACCCGCTGCTTAAG GAGGTCTTGGGTTATAAAGTGGACTACCATGTCTCCCTGTACATCGTAGCTGTTCTTGAGTACATATCAGCAGACATTTTGAAACTAGCAGGAAACTACGTTGGCAACATCAGGCACTATGACATCAGCCAGCaggacatcaaagtgtccatgTGTGCCGACAAG GTGTTGATGGACATGTTTGACCAGGAGGAGGACATTGGTTTGATGTCACAGTGCACCGAGGAGCCCTCGTCTTCAGGGGAGCTCACCTACGACGACCTCGTGAGGCTTGAAATCGCAGAGGAACGGCAATACCTGCGAGAACTCGACCTTATCATCAAAGTTTTCCGTCATCACTTCTTGTCTAATCCAAAAATCTTCACACCTCAG GATGTGGAGGCCATCTTCAGCAACATCCTGGACATTCATGAGCTGACCGTGAAACTGCTGGGGCTGATCGAAGATGCTGTGGAGATGACCGCCGACGGCAGCCCTCATCCACTAGTGGGCAGCTGCTTTGAGGACCTTGCTGAG GAGCAAGCCTTCGACCCATACGAGACCCTCTCTCAGGACATCCTCAGCAAGGATTTCCACAAGCACTTCAACAACTTGATGGCACGGCCCACTGCTGGCCTTTATTTCCAG TCTGTTGCTGAAGGCTTCAAGGAGGCGGTCCAGTACGTCCTCCCTCAGCTGATGATGGTCCCAGTCTACCATTGTATGCACTATTTTGAGCTGCTGCAG CAACTTCAGGAGCGCAGTCAAGATCAAGATGACAGAGAATGTCTGAAGCAGGCGATCACAGCGCTGCTCAACCTCCAAAGCAGCGTGGAGCGCATCTATGCCAAACACCAGCCCCGTCGCAAACCCGG CGAGCCCATGTACCGCCTGTACAGCAGGCAGGTCCGGAGCAAGCAGCTGGCCATCAAACGCATGAACGAGATCCAGAAGAGCATTGACGGCTGGGAGGGCAAAGACATCGGTCAGTGCTGCAGCGAGTTCATCCTGGAGGGGGCGCTTTTACGAGCCGGCGCCAAACACGAGCGGCACAACTTCCTGTTCGACGGGCTGATGATTAGCTGCAAGGCCAATCAAAGCTCCCGGCTCCCCGGCTCGGGCAGCGGAGCCGAGTTCCGCCTGAAAGAAAAGTTTGTGCTGAGGAAAATCCGCATCGTGGACCGCGAGGACTCGCTGGATCTGCGGCACGCTTTCGAACTGGTGGGCAAGGACGAGAACTGTGCAGTGTTCTGCGCGCGGACTGCTGAGGAGAAGGCGGCGTGGATGGCTGCGCTGGTGACTCTCCAGTACCGCTCCACTTTGGACCGCATGTTGGACACGGTGCTGCAGCATGACGAGCAGGCGCATCCGCTCAGACTGCCCTCCCCGGAGCTTTACCGCTTCGCTGTGCAGGACTCTGAGGAGAATATAGTGTTTGAGGACAAGGTTCAGAGTAAAACCGGCATCCCCATCATCAAAGCTGGCACCGTGGTCAAGCTGATAGAGAGGCTCACCTACCACATGTATGCTG ATCCAAATTTTGTTCGCACATTTCTCACCACGTACCGATCGTTCTGCAAACCACAggagcttctctctctgctcATCGACAG GATCGAGATACCTGAGCCAGAGCCGACGGAGGAGGACAGGCAAGCGCTCTGGAACGGTGACCAGCCCATGGCAGCTGAGCTCCAGAGGTTCCGCAAGGAGTACGTGCAACCTGTTCAACTCAG GGTCCTCAACGTTTTCCGTCAGTGGGTCGAACATCATTTCTACGACTTTGAAAATGATCCAGAACTGAGGAGCCAACTAGAGGAATACATCACGAGCAAAATCCAGCTGAGAG GGAAGTCCATGAGGAAGTGGGTGGAGTCGATCAACAAGATCATCAAGAGGAAGCTGCAGACGCAGTCGAACGGCATCAGTCACAACATCACCTTCGAGAGCCCTCCGCCTCCCGTGGAGTGGCACATCTGTCGAGCCGGTCAGGTGGACTCCTTCGACCTCATGACCCTCCATCCGATCGAGATCGCACGGCAGCTGACTCTGCTGGAGTCGGAGCTCTACAG AGCCGTTCGGCCGTCTGAGCTGGTGGGCAGCGTCTGGACCAAAGAGGACAAGGAGAAGAACTCGCCCAACCTGCTGCGCATGATCCGCCACACCACCAACCTCACGCTGTGGTTCGAGAA GCGCATCGTGGAGACCATGAACCTGGAGGAGCGGGCGGCCATGTTGACGCGCGTCATTGAGATCCTGCAGGTTTTCCAGGAGCTCAACAACTTCAACGGCGTCTTGGAAGTGGTCAGCGCCATCAACTCCGTGCCGGTCTACAGGCTGGATCACACCTTCGAG GCGATAcctgagaggaagaagaggatccTGGAGGAGGCCGTGGAGCTGAGCCAGGACCATTTCAAGAAGTACCTGGCCAAACTCAAGTCAATAAACCCACCCTGTGTGCCTTTCTTTG ggATCTATTTGACCAACATCCTGAAGACGGAGGAGGGAAACCCTGACTTCCTGAAGCGTCACGGCAAAGAGCTGATCAACTTCAGCAAGAGAAGGAAAGTGGCGGAGATCACGGGTGAGATCCAGCAGTACCAGAACCAGCCCTACTGCCTGAAGGTGGAGTACGACATCAGG CGCTTCTTCGAGAACCTGAACCCCATGGGCTCCAAGAGCGAGAAGGAGTTTGCCGACTATCTCTTCAACATGTCCATGGAGATCGAGCCCCGCAACTGCAAACAAGCGCCGCGATTC CCCAGGAAGACCCTCTACCCCCTCAAGTCCCCCGGGATCCGGCCTGTGCGCACCTCTACCTCGGGCACCCCGAAGGGCCACCCGGTCCCGCTGGAGAGGGAGCCGCCACACAAGATCACCTTCCGGAGCATCGCAGAGGCCGAGCCGGAGGTGCAGGCGTCGGCGTCTGTGCCCACCTCGCCCAACACGCCCACCCCCCCTCAGTCCGCGTCCTCCGACCTCAGCTCCGTCTTCATGGACCACGACCTCAGCAGCTCCTACGGCG GTACCAACTCCATCTTTGCTCCGGTGCACCTGCCCTCCTCCA agtcagtgTCTTGCCTGCACCAGCTGAGCGAGGAGCTGCTCAGGCCGCCGCCCCTCCCCCCGCGCAGGAAGGACGTCACCTTTGAACCCAAA AGCTCCAGGTCCGAGAGCCCCCCCGCCATCCCCCCCCGGCTGCCCCCACCGCTGCCCCGGACCCAGCCTCGAGCCGTGGACGGGCCCCTGCCCAgcccgccaccgccgccgccccgGGACCCGCTGCCTGACACGCCCCCGCCGGTGCCTCAGCGCCCGCCGGAGATCTTCATCAACTACCCACTCAGCATGCCTCCCACCCCCGTGGGGCGCTACCACTGGGACTTCGGCAGCTCGCCCAGCTCGCCCAACACGCCCCCCAGCACGCCGTCTCCACGGATCCCGCGGCGGAGCTGCAGCGCCAGTCAGAACAGCCTGTGTCCGCTGCCCGTGGCCTTGGCGGCGCCGCCCGTCCCGCCGCGCCACAACTCCAGCCCGCAGCTGCCCAAACTCCCGCCAAAGACGTACAAAAgggagctgctgcagccacCGCTTGCAGGCCTCCCATTGGTGGAAAACGCCGACAGCAGCCAGTGA